The proteins below are encoded in one region of Equus przewalskii isolate Varuska chromosome 1, EquPr2, whole genome shotgun sequence:
- the THTPA gene encoding thiamine-triphosphatase, which produces MAQGLIEVERKFVPGPGTEERLQELGGTLEHRVIFRDSYYDTPELSLMQADHWLRQREGSGWELKCPGAADVSGPHTEYVELTAEPAVVARLCEVLGAEILGAGHVAAVLGPLGLQEVASFVTKRSAWKLVLSGADEEEPSLRVDLDTADFGYAVGEVEALVHEEAEVPAALEKIHSLSSMLGVPAQESAPSKLIVYLQRFRPQDYQRLLKANSSGDKPPGTTDPDSSLG; this is translated from the exons ATGGCCCAGGGCTTGATTGAGGTGGAGCGGAAGTTCGTtcctgggcctggcacagaggaacgGCTGCAGGAGCTGGGGGGCACCCTGGAGCACCGGGTCATCTTCCGAGACAGCTACTATGACACCCCTGAGCTGAGCCTCATGCAGGCAGACCACTGGCTACGACAGAGAGAGGGTAGTGGATGGGAACTCAAGTGTCCTGGGGCAGCGGATGTCTCAGGACCCCACACTGAGTATGTGGAACTCACAGCTGAGCCTGCGGTTGTGGCCCGGCTCTGTGAGGTGCTGGGGGCTGAGATCCTGGGGGCTGGACATGTGGCTGCTGTGCTGGGCCCACTGGGGCTGCAGGAAGTAGCTAGTTTTGTGACTAAGCGTAGTGCCTGGAAGCTGGTGCTGTCCGGAGCTGATGAAGAAGAGCCGTCGCTCCGGGTGGACCTGGATACAGCCGACTTTGGCTACGCTGTGGGTGAGGTAGAGGCCCTGGTGCACGAGGAGGCTGAAGTCCCAGCTGCCCTAGAGAAGATCCACAGCCTCAGCAGCATGCTCG GTGTGCCAGCGCAGGAGTCGGCACCTTCCAAGCTGATCGTGTACCTACAGCGCTTCCGGCCTCAGGACTATCAGCGCCTGCTCAAAGCCAACAGCTCCGGAGACAAGCCACCTGGGACTACAGATCCTGACAGTAGCCTGGGCTAG
- the AP1G2 gene encoding AP-1 complex subunit gamma-like 2 isoform X3, producing MTCWPRWPLTQTPAAMRATQSCLRQCSPSWTSALQLACGYVALTSLLRLVQSDHSAVQRHRPTVVECLQEPDTSLSRRALELSLALVNSSNVRAMTQELQGFLQSCPTDLRADCASGILLAAERYAPTKRWHIDTILRVLTTAGAHVRDDAVANLTQLIGGAQELHAYSVRRLYCALAEDISQQPLVQVAAWCIGEYGDLLLEGSCEEIEPLQVEEEEVLALLERVLQSHMSLPATRGYALTALMKLSTRLRGDNNRIRQVVSIYGSCLDVELQQRAVEYDTLFRKYDHMRAAILEKMPLVERGGPQVDEEAKESKEEARLLEAAPVPTEPQASKLLDLLDLLDGPSEDAQHPRPLDPSPGGALVHLLDLPCAPPPAAPIPNLKVFEREGLQLSLSFVRPPETPALLLITVTATNTSGGDVTHFICQAAVPKSFQLQLQAPSGDTVPAQGGLPMTQLLRILNPNKAPLRLKLRLTYTHFGQSVQEIFEVNNLPVETWQ from the exons ATGACTTGCTGGCCCag GTGGCCACTAACACAGACACCAGCCGCAATGCGGGCAACGCAGTCCTGTTTGAGACAGTGCTCACCATCCTGGACATCCGCTCTGCAGCTGGCCTGCGG GTACGTAGCCCTGACGTCATTGCTGCGGCTGGTGCAGTCTGATCACAGTGCTGTGCAGCGGCACCGGCCCACCGTGGTGGAATGTCTGCAGGAACCTGACACCTCCCTCAGCAG GCGGGCCCTGGAGCTGAGCCTGGCTCTGGTGAACAGCTCCAACGTGCGAGCCATGACGCAGGAGCTGCAGGGCTTTCTGCAGTCTTGCCCCACTGATCTGCGGGCCGACTGTGCCTCAGGCATCCTGCTGGCtgcagagag GTATGCCCCAACCAAGCGGTGGCACATAGACACCATCCTGCGCGTGCTGACAACG GCAGGCGCCCACGTGCGGGATGACGCAGTGGCCAACCTGACCCAGCTGATTGGCGGGGCCCAGGAGCTACACGCCTACTCTGTGCGCCGCCTCTACTGCGCCCTGGCAGAAGACATCTCCCAG CAACCGCTGGTGCAAGTGGCAGCCTGGTGCATCGGGGAATACGGGGACCTCCTGCTGGAAGGGAGCTGTGAGGAGATCGAGCCCCTTCAG gtggaggaagaggaggtgttGGCACTGCTGGAGAGGGTGCTGCAGTCCCATATGTCCCTGCCGGCCACCCGAGGATACGCCCTCACAGCCCTCATGAAGCTCAGCACCCGGCTCCGTGGGGACAACAA CCGAATCCGCCAGGTGGTGTCCATCTACGGGAGCTGCCTGGACGTGGAGCTGCAGCAGCGTGCTGTGGAGTATGACACGCTCTTCCGGAAGTACGACCACATGAG GGCTGCCATCCTGGAAAAGATGCCTCTTGTGGAGCGAGGTGGCCCTCAGGTtgatgaggaagcaaaggaaagcaaagaagaagCCCGGCTTTTGGAAGCAGCCCCTGTCCCCACAGAGCCCCAG GCCTCAAAGCTCTTGGATCTGTTAGATCTCCTGGATGGCCCCTCTGAGGATGCCCAGCATCCACGCCCTCTGGACCCCTCCCCAGGAGGTGCCCTGGTACACCTCCTCGACCTTCCTTGTGCTCCTCCACCAGCCG CTCCCATCCCAAATCTCAAAGTGTTTGAGCGTGAAGGACTACAGCTGAGTCTGTCTTTCGTTCGACCCCCTGAAACCCCTGCTTTGCTCTTAATCACTGTCACCGCTACCAACACCTCAGGGGGTGATGTCACCCACTTCATCTGCCAAGCTGCTGTGCCCAAG AGTTTCCAGCTGCAGCTACAGGCCCCCAGTGGGGACACAGTTCCAGCTCAGGGTGGCCTTCCGATGACCCAGCTCCTCAGAATCCTCAATCCTAACAAG GCGCCCCTGCGGCTAAAGCTGCGCCTCACCTACACCCACTTTGGCCAGTCAGTGCAGGAGATCTTCGAGGTGAACAACTTGCCTGTGGAGACGTGGCAGTAA
- the AP1G2 gene encoding AP-1 complex subunit gamma-like 2 isoform X2, whose amino-acid sequence MLVPSLKVQDLIEEIRGAKTQAQEREVIQKECAHIRASFRDGDPLHRHRQLAKLLYVHMLGYPAHFGQMECLKLIASPRFTDKRVGYLGAMLLLDERQDAHLLITNSIKNDLSQGTQAVQGLALCTLSTMGSAEMCRDLATEVEKLLLQPSPYVRKKAVLTAVHMIRKVPELSTIFLPPCAQLLHERHHGILLGTITLIMELCERSPAALKHFRKVVPQLVQILRTLLTTGYSTEHSISGVSDPFLQVQILRLLRILGRNHEESSETMNDLLAQVATNTDTSRNAGNAVLFETVLTILDIRSAAGLRVLAVNILGRFLLNSDKNIRYVALTSLLRLVQSDHSAVQRHRPTVVECLQEPDTSLSRRALELSLALVNSSNVRAMTQELQGFLQSCPTDLRADCASGILLAAERYAPTKRWHIDTILRVLTTAGAHVRDDAVANLTQLIGGAQELHAYSVRRLYCALAEDISQQPLVQVAAWCIGEYGDLLLEGSCEEIEPLQVEEEEVLALLERVLQSHMSLPATRGYALTALMKLSTRLRGDNNRIRQVVSIYGSCLDVELQQRAVEYDTLFRKYDHMRAAILEKMPLVERGGPQVDEEAKESKEEARLLEAAPVPTEPQASKLLDLLDLLDGPSEDAQHPRPLDPSPGGALVHLLDLPCAPPPAAPIPNLKVFEREGLQLSLSFVRPPETPALLLITVTATNTSGGDVTHFICQAAVPKSFQLQLQAPSGDTVPAQGGLPMTQLLRILNPNKAPLRLKLRLTYTHFGQSVQEIFEVNNLPVETWQ is encoded by the exons ATGTTGGTGCCTTCGCTGAAGGTTCAAGATCTAATCGAGGAGATTCGTGGGGCCAAGACCCAGGCCCAGGAGCGAGAGGTGATCCAAAAGGAGTGCGCCCACATCCGGGCCTCCTTCCGCGATGGGGACCCTCTGCACAGGCACCGCCAGCTGGCCAAACTGCTCTACGTCCACATGTTGGGCTACCCCGCCCACTTTGGACAG ATGGAGTGCCTGAAACTGATCGCCTCCCCCAGATTCACAGACAAGAGGGTGGGCTACCTGGGAGCCATGCTTCTGCTGGATGAGCGGCAGGATGCCCACCTGCTCATTACCAACAGCATCAAGAA TGACCTGAGCCAGGGGACTCAGGCAGTGCAAGGCCTGGCCTTGTGCACTCTGAGCACCATGGGCTCTGCTGAGATGTGCCGGGATCTGGCCACTGAGGTGGAGAAACTGCTTTTGCAGCCCAGCCCCTATGTGCGCAAGAAG GCTGTCCTGACTGCAGTGCACATGATCCGGAAGGTCCCTGAGCTCTCCACCATCTTCCTCCCACCCTGTGCCCAACTGCTTCATGAACGCCACCATG GCATCCTGCTGGGCACCATCACACTGATCATGGAGCTCTGCGAACGAAGCCCTGCAGCCCTCAAGCACTTTCGAAAG GTGGTGCCCCAGCTGGTGCAGATTCTCCGAACTCTGCTGACGACAGGATACTCCACAGAACACAGCATATCTGGAGTCAGTGACCCCTTCCTGCAG GTCCAGATACTTCGTCTGCTTCGGATTCTGGGCCGGAACCACGAGGAGAGCAGTGAGACCATGAATGACTTGCTGGCCCag GTGGCCACTAACACAGACACCAGCCGCAATGCGGGCAACGCAGTCCTGTTTGAGACAGTGCTCACCATCCTGGACATCCGCTCTGCAGCTGGCCTGCGG GTTCTAGCTGTCAACATTCTTGGCCGCTTTCTGCTCAACAGTGACAAGAACATTAG GTACGTAGCCCTGACGTCATTGCTGCGGCTGGTGCAGTCTGATCACAGTGCTGTGCAGCGGCACCGGCCCACCGTGGTGGAATGTCTGCAGGAACCTGACACCTCCCTCAGCAG GCGGGCCCTGGAGCTGAGCCTGGCTCTGGTGAACAGCTCCAACGTGCGAGCCATGACGCAGGAGCTGCAGGGCTTTCTGCAGTCTTGCCCCACTGATCTGCGGGCCGACTGTGCCTCAGGCATCCTGCTGGCtgcagagag GTATGCCCCAACCAAGCGGTGGCACATAGACACCATCCTGCGCGTGCTGACAACG GCAGGCGCCCACGTGCGGGATGACGCAGTGGCCAACCTGACCCAGCTGATTGGCGGGGCCCAGGAGCTACACGCCTACTCTGTGCGCCGCCTCTACTGCGCCCTGGCAGAAGACATCTCCCAG CAACCGCTGGTGCAAGTGGCAGCCTGGTGCATCGGGGAATACGGGGACCTCCTGCTGGAAGGGAGCTGTGAGGAGATCGAGCCCCTTCAG gtggaggaagaggaggtgttGGCACTGCTGGAGAGGGTGCTGCAGTCCCATATGTCCCTGCCGGCCACCCGAGGATACGCCCTCACAGCCCTCATGAAGCTCAGCACCCGGCTCCGTGGGGACAACAA CCGAATCCGCCAGGTGGTGTCCATCTACGGGAGCTGCCTGGACGTGGAGCTGCAGCAGCGTGCTGTGGAGTATGACACGCTCTTCCGGAAGTACGACCACATGAG GGCTGCCATCCTGGAAAAGATGCCTCTTGTGGAGCGAGGTGGCCCTCAGGTtgatgaggaagcaaaggaaagcaaagaagaagCCCGGCTTTTGGAAGCAGCCCCTGTCCCCACAGAGCCCCAG GCCTCAAAGCTCTTGGATCTGTTAGATCTCCTGGATGGCCCCTCTGAGGATGCCCAGCATCCACGCCCTCTGGACCCCTCCCCAGGAGGTGCCCTGGTACACCTCCTCGACCTTCCTTGTGCTCCTCCACCAGCCG CTCCCATCCCAAATCTCAAAGTGTTTGAGCGTGAAGGACTACAGCTGAGTCTGTCTTTCGTTCGACCCCCTGAAACCCCTGCTTTGCTCTTAATCACTGTCACCGCTACCAACACCTCAGGGGGTGATGTCACCCACTTCATCTGCCAAGCTGCTGTGCCCAAG AGTTTCCAGCTGCAGCTACAGGCCCCCAGTGGGGACACAGTTCCAGCTCAGGGTGGCCTTCCGATGACCCAGCTCCTCAGAATCCTCAATCCTAACAAG GCGCCCCTGCGGCTAAAGCTGCGCCTCACCTACACCCACTTTGGCCAGTCAGTGCAGGAGATCTTCGAGGTGAACAACTTGCCTGTGGAGACGTGGCAGTAA
- the AP1G2 gene encoding AP-1 complex subunit gamma-like 2 isoform X1: MEISGGEEGAEFGGPRGERMLVPSLKVQDLIEEIRGAKTQAQEREVIQKECAHIRASFRDGDPLHRHRQLAKLLYVHMLGYPAHFGQMECLKLIASPRFTDKRVGYLGAMLLLDERQDAHLLITNSIKNDLSQGTQAVQGLALCTLSTMGSAEMCRDLATEVEKLLLQPSPYVRKKAVLTAVHMIRKVPELSTIFLPPCAQLLHERHHGILLGTITLIMELCERSPAALKHFRKVVPQLVQILRTLLTTGYSTEHSISGVSDPFLQVQILRLLRILGRNHEESSETMNDLLAQVATNTDTSRNAGNAVLFETVLTILDIRSAAGLRVLAVNILGRFLLNSDKNIRYVALTSLLRLVQSDHSAVQRHRPTVVECLQEPDTSLSRRALELSLALVNSSNVRAMTQELQGFLQSCPTDLRADCASGILLAAERYAPTKRWHIDTILRVLTTAGAHVRDDAVANLTQLIGGAQELHAYSVRRLYCALAEDISQQPLVQVAAWCIGEYGDLLLEGSCEEIEPLQVEEEEVLALLERVLQSHMSLPATRGYALTALMKLSTRLRGDNNRIRQVVSIYGSCLDVELQQRAVEYDTLFRKYDHMRAAILEKMPLVERGGPQVDEEAKESKEEARLLEAAPVPTEPQASKLLDLLDLLDGPSEDAQHPRPLDPSPGGALVHLLDLPCAPPPAAPIPNLKVFEREGLQLSLSFVRPPETPALLLITVTATNTSGGDVTHFICQAAVPKSFQLQLQAPSGDTVPAQGGLPMTQLLRILNPNKAPLRLKLRLTYTHFGQSVQEIFEVNNLPVETWQ; the protein is encoded by the exons ATGGAGATCTCTGGCGGCGAGGAGGGGGCGGAGTTTGGAGGCCCACGTGGAGAAAG GATGTTGGTGCCTTCGCTGAAGGTTCAAGATCTAATCGAGGAGATTCGTGGGGCCAAGACCCAGGCCCAGGAGCGAGAGGTGATCCAAAAGGAGTGCGCCCACATCCGGGCCTCCTTCCGCGATGGGGACCCTCTGCACAGGCACCGCCAGCTGGCCAAACTGCTCTACGTCCACATGTTGGGCTACCCCGCCCACTTTGGACAG ATGGAGTGCCTGAAACTGATCGCCTCCCCCAGATTCACAGACAAGAGGGTGGGCTACCTGGGAGCCATGCTTCTGCTGGATGAGCGGCAGGATGCCCACCTGCTCATTACCAACAGCATCAAGAA TGACCTGAGCCAGGGGACTCAGGCAGTGCAAGGCCTGGCCTTGTGCACTCTGAGCACCATGGGCTCTGCTGAGATGTGCCGGGATCTGGCCACTGAGGTGGAGAAACTGCTTTTGCAGCCCAGCCCCTATGTGCGCAAGAAG GCTGTCCTGACTGCAGTGCACATGATCCGGAAGGTCCCTGAGCTCTCCACCATCTTCCTCCCACCCTGTGCCCAACTGCTTCATGAACGCCACCATG GCATCCTGCTGGGCACCATCACACTGATCATGGAGCTCTGCGAACGAAGCCCTGCAGCCCTCAAGCACTTTCGAAAG GTGGTGCCCCAGCTGGTGCAGATTCTCCGAACTCTGCTGACGACAGGATACTCCACAGAACACAGCATATCTGGAGTCAGTGACCCCTTCCTGCAG GTCCAGATACTTCGTCTGCTTCGGATTCTGGGCCGGAACCACGAGGAGAGCAGTGAGACCATGAATGACTTGCTGGCCCag GTGGCCACTAACACAGACACCAGCCGCAATGCGGGCAACGCAGTCCTGTTTGAGACAGTGCTCACCATCCTGGACATCCGCTCTGCAGCTGGCCTGCGG GTTCTAGCTGTCAACATTCTTGGCCGCTTTCTGCTCAACAGTGACAAGAACATTAG GTACGTAGCCCTGACGTCATTGCTGCGGCTGGTGCAGTCTGATCACAGTGCTGTGCAGCGGCACCGGCCCACCGTGGTGGAATGTCTGCAGGAACCTGACACCTCCCTCAGCAG GCGGGCCCTGGAGCTGAGCCTGGCTCTGGTGAACAGCTCCAACGTGCGAGCCATGACGCAGGAGCTGCAGGGCTTTCTGCAGTCTTGCCCCACTGATCTGCGGGCCGACTGTGCCTCAGGCATCCTGCTGGCtgcagagag GTATGCCCCAACCAAGCGGTGGCACATAGACACCATCCTGCGCGTGCTGACAACG GCAGGCGCCCACGTGCGGGATGACGCAGTGGCCAACCTGACCCAGCTGATTGGCGGGGCCCAGGAGCTACACGCCTACTCTGTGCGCCGCCTCTACTGCGCCCTGGCAGAAGACATCTCCCAG CAACCGCTGGTGCAAGTGGCAGCCTGGTGCATCGGGGAATACGGGGACCTCCTGCTGGAAGGGAGCTGTGAGGAGATCGAGCCCCTTCAG gtggaggaagaggaggtgttGGCACTGCTGGAGAGGGTGCTGCAGTCCCATATGTCCCTGCCGGCCACCCGAGGATACGCCCTCACAGCCCTCATGAAGCTCAGCACCCGGCTCCGTGGGGACAACAA CCGAATCCGCCAGGTGGTGTCCATCTACGGGAGCTGCCTGGACGTGGAGCTGCAGCAGCGTGCTGTGGAGTATGACACGCTCTTCCGGAAGTACGACCACATGAG GGCTGCCATCCTGGAAAAGATGCCTCTTGTGGAGCGAGGTGGCCCTCAGGTtgatgaggaagcaaaggaaagcaaagaagaagCCCGGCTTTTGGAAGCAGCCCCTGTCCCCACAGAGCCCCAG GCCTCAAAGCTCTTGGATCTGTTAGATCTCCTGGATGGCCCCTCTGAGGATGCCCAGCATCCACGCCCTCTGGACCCCTCCCCAGGAGGTGCCCTGGTACACCTCCTCGACCTTCCTTGTGCTCCTCCACCAGCCG CTCCCATCCCAAATCTCAAAGTGTTTGAGCGTGAAGGACTACAGCTGAGTCTGTCTTTCGTTCGACCCCCTGAAACCCCTGCTTTGCTCTTAATCACTGTCACCGCTACCAACACCTCAGGGGGTGATGTCACCCACTTCATCTGCCAAGCTGCTGTGCCCAAG AGTTTCCAGCTGCAGCTACAGGCCCCCAGTGGGGACACAGTTCCAGCTCAGGGTGGCCTTCCGATGACCCAGCTCCTCAGAATCCTCAATCCTAACAAG GCGCCCCTGCGGCTAAAGCTGCGCCTCACCTACACCCACTTTGGCCAGTCAGTGCAGGAGATCTTCGAGGTGAACAACTTGCCTGTGGAGACGTGGCAGTAA
- the JPH4 gene encoding junctophilin-4 → MSPGGKFDFDDGGCYVGGWEAGRAHGYGVCTGPGAQGEYSGCWAHGFESLGVFTGPGGHSYQGHWQHGKREGLGVERKSRWTYRGEWLGGLKGRSGVWESVSGLRYAGLWKDGFQDGYGTETYSDGGTYQGQWQAGKRHGYGVRQSVPYHQAALLRSPRRTSLDSGHSDPPTPPPPLPLPGDEGGSPASGSRGGFVLAGPGDADGASSRKRTPAAGGFFRRSLLLSGLRAGGRRSSLGSKRGSLRSEVSSEVGSTGPPGSEASGPPAPAPPALIEGSATEVYAGEWCADRRSGYGVSQRSNGLRYEGEWLGNRRHGYGRTTRPDGSREEGKYKRNRLVHGGRVRSLLPLALRRGKVKEKVDRAVEGARRAVSTARQRQEIAAARAADALLKAVAASSVAEKAVEAARMAKLIAQDLQPMLEAPGHRPRQDSEGSDTEPLDEDSPGVYENGLTPSEGSPELPSSPASSRQPWRHPACRSPLPPGGDRGPFSSPKAWPEEWGGPGDQAEELAGYEAEDEAGMQGPGPRDSSPLLGGRSDSSGSLREEEGEDEEPLPQLRTPGGSEPEPRATPVLRGLSSRGPEARCLMEELEEPAATERPAQPGAANPLVVGAVALLDLSLAFLFSQLLT, encoded by the exons ATGTCCCCCGGGGGCAAGTTCGACTTTGACGACGGGGGCTGCTACGTGGGGGGCTGGGAGGCGGGGCGGGCACATGGCTACGGCGTGTGCACGGGGCCCGGCGCCCAGGGCGAGTACAGCGGCTGCTGGGCGCACGGCTTCGAGTCACTGGGCGTCTTCACGGGGCCCGGCGGACACAGCTACCAGGGCCACTGGCAGCACGGCAAGCGCGAAGGGCTGGGCGTGGAGCGCAAGAGCCGCTGGACGTACCGCGGCGAGTGGCTGGGCGGGCTGAAGGGGCGCAGCGGCGTGTGGGAGAGCGTGTCCGGCCTGCGCTACGCCGGGCTCTGGAAGGACGGCTTCCAGGACGGCTACGGCACCGAGACCTACTCCGACGGAG GCACCTACCAGGGCCAGTGGCAGGCCGGGAAGCGCCACGGCTACGGGGTGCGCCAGAGTGTGCCCTACCATCAGGCGGCGCTGCTGCGCTCGCCCCGCCGCACCTCGCTGGACTCGGGCCACAGCGACCCCCCGAcgccgcccccgcccctgcccctgccaggtGACGAGGGCGGCAGCCCGGCCTCGGGCTCCCGGGGCGGCTTCGTGCTGGCCGGGCCCGGGGACGCCGACGGCGCGTCCTCCCGAAAGCGCACCCCCGCGGCCGGCGGGTTCTTCCGCCGCTCCCTGCTGCTCAGCGGGCTTCGGGCGGGCGGGCGCCGCAGCTCCTTGGGCAGCAAGCGGGGCTCCCTGCGCAGCGAGGTGAGCAGCGAGGTGGGCAGCACAGGACCCCCGGGCTCCGAGGCCAGCGGGCCCCCGGCCCCAGCGCCGCCCGCCCTCATCGAGGGCTCAGCCACTGAGGTGTATGCGGGCGAATGGTGCGCAGACCGGCGCAGCGGCTACGGGGTGAGCCAGCGCTCCAACGGGCTGCGCTACGAGGGCGAGTGGCTGGGCAACCGGCGGCACGGCTACGGGCGCACCACCCGGCCCGACGGCTCCCGAGAGGAGGGCAAGTACAAGCGCAACCGGCTGGTGCACGGGGGGCGAGTGCgcagcctcctgcctctggccCTTCGGCGGGGCAAAGTCAAGGAGAAGGTGGACCGGGCTGTCGAGGGCGCCCGTCGAGCTGTGAGCACTGCCCGCCAGCGCCAGGAGATCGCCGCTGCCAG GGCAGCAGATGCCCTTCTCAAGGCGGTGGCAGCCAGCAGTGTCGCCGAGAAGGCTGTGGAGGCAGCTCGAATGGCCAAACTGATAGCCCAGGACCTGCAACCCATGTTAGAGGCCCCAG gccacagaCCGAGACAGGACTCAGAAGGTTCCGACACAGAGCCCTTGGATGAGGACAGCCCTGGGGTGTACGAGAATGGACTGACCCCTTCAGAGGGCTCCCCTGAACTGCCCAGCAGTCCTGCCTCCTCCCGCCAACCCTGGCGACACCCTGCCTGCCGGAgcccactgcctcctggagggGACCGGGGTCCCTTCTCCAGCCCCAAAGCTTGGCCTGAGGAGTGGGGGGGCCCAGGTGACCAGGCAGAGGAACTAGCTGGCTATGAGGCCGAGGATGAGGCTGGGATGCAGGGGCCAGGGCCCAGAGACAGTTCCCCACTCCTTGGAGGCCGCAGCGACAGTTCTGGAAGTCTtcgagaggaggagggggaagatgAAGAGCCCTTGCCCCAGCTGAGGACCCCAGGGGGCTCAGAGCCTGAGCCCAGGGCCACACCAGTCCTGAGGGGCCTGTCTTCAAGGGGTCCTGAAGCCAGGTGCCTGATGGAAGAGCTTGAGGAGCCTGCTGCAACCGAGAGGCCCGCCCAGCCG GGAGCTGCCAATCCCCTGGTGGTGGGAGCCGTGGCCCTCCTGGACCTCAGCCTGGCGTTCCTGTTCTCTCAGCTCCTTACCTGA